From the genome of Azospirillum brasilense, one region includes:
- a CDS encoding nuclear transport factor 2 family protein, with translation MTDRPTTDRNAVLAANRAFYQAFTGRDFPAMDRLWASRLPVSCIHPGWTILFGREAVVSSWQDVLRSPRGPAVQARNERVSLYGDTAVVLCEEIVGDAVLAATNLFAREDGEWRLAHHQAGPIAEPASQILTPPDRLPPGGLLH, from the coding sequence ATGACCGACCGCCCCACGACCGACCGCAACGCCGTTCTGGCCGCGAACCGGGCTTTCTACCAAGCCTTCACCGGGCGTGACTTCCCCGCCATGGACCGGCTGTGGGCCTCCCGCCTGCCCGTGTCCTGCATCCATCCCGGCTGGACCATCCTGTTCGGCCGGGAGGCGGTGGTGTCGAGTTGGCAGGACGTTCTGCGTTCCCCCCGCGGCCCAGCGGTGCAGGCACGCAACGAACGCGTCAGCCTGTACGGCGACACCGCCGTCGTCCTCTGCGAGGAGATCGTGGGAGACGCGGTGCTGGCGGCGACCAACCTGTTCGCGCGCGAGGACGGCGAGTGGCGGCTGGCCCACCATCAGGCCGGACCGATCGCCGAACCCGCCTCGCAAATCCTGACGCCTCCCGACCGCCTGCCGCCCGGCGGCCTGCTGCACTGA
- a CDS encoding NAD+ synthase gives MTDHFSIALAQINPTVGAIAANIDRIRDARAEAAARGADLVVCPELAVTGYPPEDLVLKPFFLDVVEQAVRELAAETADGGPALLVGAPWRDGDKRHNAALLLDGGTVAATRFKVDLPNYGVFDEKRVFVPGPLPGPINVRGVRLGVPICEDMWSTDVIETLAESGAEILVVPNGSPFELDKHDQRVQLAVRRVTESGLPLLYVNQVGGQDELVFDGASFALGADCRLVAQAPAFTEHLLITRWERGEDDVWSCADTECVAPPEGLESIYAALVLALRDYVTKNRFPGVVLGLSGGIDSALSAAIAVDALGAERVHGVMMPSPHTAQDSLDDAAETAELLGCKLDTVPIVPAMDAFERMLLPAFAGRDPDATEENIQARSRGVTLMALSNKFGPMVLSTGNKSEMSVGYATLYGDMCGGYAVLKDVYKTTVYALARWRNAHQTEGALGPAGRVVPERVLIKAPTAELKPGQTDQDTLPPYDALDDILRCLVEKDLGVAEIVARGHAPEVVDMVWRMLHLAEYKRRQAPPGPKITPRLFNRERRYPITNGFGSIA, from the coding sequence ATGACCGACCACTTCTCCATCGCGCTGGCCCAGATCAACCCGACCGTCGGCGCCATCGCCGCCAACATCGATCGCATCCGCGACGCGCGGGCGGAGGCCGCCGCGCGCGGCGCCGACCTTGTGGTCTGCCCGGAGCTGGCGGTGACCGGCTACCCGCCGGAGGATCTGGTGCTGAAGCCCTTCTTCCTGGACGTGGTGGAGCAGGCGGTGCGTGAACTCGCCGCCGAGACGGCGGATGGTGGCCCGGCCCTGCTGGTCGGCGCGCCCTGGCGCGACGGCGACAAACGCCACAACGCCGCCCTGTTGCTCGACGGCGGAACGGTCGCGGCGACCCGCTTCAAGGTGGACCTGCCAAACTATGGCGTCTTCGACGAGAAGCGCGTCTTCGTCCCCGGTCCGCTGCCCGGCCCGATCAACGTCCGCGGCGTGCGGCTGGGTGTTCCGATCTGCGAGGACATGTGGTCCACCGACGTGATCGAGACGCTGGCGGAAAGCGGGGCGGAGATCCTGGTGGTCCCCAACGGCAGCCCGTTCGAGCTGGACAAGCACGACCAGCGCGTGCAGCTTGCCGTGCGGCGGGTCACCGAGTCGGGCCTGCCGCTGCTCTACGTGAATCAGGTGGGCGGACAGGACGAGCTGGTCTTCGACGGTGCCAGCTTCGCGCTGGGCGCCGATTGCCGGCTGGTCGCGCAGGCCCCCGCTTTCACCGAGCATCTGCTGATCACCCGTTGGGAGCGCGGCGAGGACGATGTCTGGAGTTGCGCCGACACGGAGTGCGTCGCCCCGCCGGAGGGTCTGGAGTCGATCTACGCGGCGCTGGTGCTGGCCTTGCGCGACTATGTGACCAAGAACCGCTTTCCCGGCGTCGTCCTGGGCCTGTCGGGCGGCATCGATTCGGCGCTGTCGGCGGCCATCGCGGTGGACGCCCTGGGCGCCGAGCGGGTGCACGGCGTGATGATGCCGTCGCCCCACACCGCGCAGGACAGCCTGGACGACGCCGCGGAAACGGCGGAGTTGCTGGGCTGCAAGCTGGACACCGTTCCCATCGTCCCGGCGATGGATGCGTTCGAGCGGATGCTCCTGCCGGCCTTCGCGGGGCGCGATCCGGACGCCACGGAGGAGAACATCCAGGCGCGCTCCCGCGGCGTCACGCTGATGGCGCTGTCCAACAAGTTCGGCCCCATGGTGCTGTCCACCGGCAACAAGTCGGAGATGTCGGTCGGCTACGCCACGCTCTACGGCGACATGTGCGGCGGCTACGCCGTGCTGAAGGACGTCTACAAGACGACGGTCTACGCGCTGGCGCGCTGGCGCAACGCGCATCAGACGGAGGGCGCGCTCGGCCCAGCGGGGCGCGTCGTTCCGGAGCGGGTGCTGATCAAGGCCCCGACCGCGGAGCTGAAGCCCGGCCAGACTGACCAGGACACGCTGCCGCCCTACGATGCGCTGGACGACATTCTGCGCTGTCTGGTGGAGAAGGATCTGGGCGTGGCGGAGATCGTCGCCCGCGGGCACGCGCCGGAGGTGGTGGACATGGTCTGGCGCATGCTGCATCTGGCCGAATACAAGCGCCGCCAAGCGCCTCCCGGCCCGAAGATCACACCGCGGCTGTTCAACCGCGAGCGGCGCTATCCGATCACCAACGGGTTCGGGAGCATTGCGTGA
- a CDS encoding FAD-dependent oxidoreductase, whose translation MQKSGQGSGATTSVWKDRGGAAMPAGTVAPTAAALGALRPDVIVVGAGIAGVTTAYLLQRSGKSVLLLDDGPPGGGETGRTTAHLSNVIDDRFTEIERLHSESGARMAADSHGAAIDTIERIAREEGIDCGFARIDGYLMLAPGQDPAGLDRERDAARRAGLDDVERLDAPPIQHPGPCLHFPRQARIHALDYLAGLTRAFLARGGALASGAHVSTIRQDGERVRVEAGPDHAMVEAAAVVVATNSPISDRFAIHSKQAPYRTYAISVRVPKGSVPDALYWDTLDTYHYVRLQPEADHDRLIVGGEDHKTGEARDMAERWAALEAWTRAHFPQAGAVEHRWSGQVMEPFDGLAFIGPDPAYGGRVFVATGDSGMGMTHGTIAGLVLCELIHGSGSPWAALYDPGRKMTNKLGTYLRENLDVARHFLPYVQGPELEGEDRIEPGQGAVLKSGVWPVAVFRDESGTLHRRSAICPHLKCVVRWNPGERSWDCPCHGSRFAVDGTVLNGPATQPLAPVEDSASKN comes from the coding sequence ATGCAAAAGTCCGGGCAGGGCTCCGGTGCCACGACCTCCGTCTGGAAGGACCGCGGCGGGGCGGCGATGCCCGCCGGGACGGTCGCTCCGACCGCCGCGGCGCTGGGCGCCCTGCGCCCTGATGTGATCGTCGTCGGGGCAGGCATCGCCGGGGTGACCACCGCCTATCTGCTCCAGCGCTCCGGCAAGTCGGTTCTGCTGCTGGACGATGGACCGCCGGGCGGCGGCGAGACCGGGCGCACCACGGCGCATCTCTCCAACGTCATCGACGACCGCTTCACCGAGATCGAACGGTTGCACAGCGAGTCCGGCGCGCGCATGGCCGCGGACAGCCACGGCGCCGCCATCGACACCATCGAGCGGATCGCCCGCGAGGAGGGCATCGACTGCGGCTTCGCCCGGATCGACGGCTATCTGATGCTGGCGCCGGGGCAGGATCCCGCCGGGCTGGACCGCGAGCGCGACGCCGCCCGCCGCGCCGGGCTGGACGATGTCGAGCGGCTGGACGCCCCGCCGATCCAACATCCCGGCCCCTGCCTGCACTTCCCCCGGCAGGCACGCATCCACGCGCTGGATTATCTGGCCGGGCTGACCCGCGCCTTTCTGGCGCGCGGCGGCGCGCTGGCCAGCGGGGCGCATGTCTCCACGATCCGGCAGGACGGGGAGCGCGTGCGCGTCGAGGCCGGGCCGGACCACGCGATGGTCGAGGCCGCCGCGGTGGTCGTCGCCACCAACTCCCCGATCAGCGACCGCTTCGCCATCCATTCCAAGCAGGCGCCCTACCGCACCTACGCGATCTCCGTCCGGGTGCCGAAGGGCAGCGTGCCCGACGCCCTCTATTGGGACACGCTCGACACCTATCATTATGTGCGGCTCCAGCCGGAGGCGGACCACGACCGGCTGATCGTCGGCGGCGAGGACCACAAGACCGGCGAGGCCCGCGACATGGCCGAGCGCTGGGCCGCGCTGGAGGCCTGGACGCGCGCGCATTTCCCCCAGGCCGGGGCGGTCGAGCACCGCTGGTCCGGGCAGGTGATGGAGCCCTTCGACGGGCTGGCCTTCATCGGCCCCGACCCGGCCTATGGCGGGCGGGTCTTCGTCGCGACCGGCGACAGCGGCATGGGCATGACCCACGGCACCATCGCCGGGCTGGTCCTGTGCGAGCTGATCCACGGCAGCGGCAGCCCGTGGGCCGCGCTGTACGATCCCGGCCGCAAGATGACCAACAAGCTCGGCACCTATCTGCGGGAGAACCTGGACGTGGCCCGCCACTTCCTGCCCTACGTCCAGGGGCCGGAGTTGGAGGGGGAGGACCGCATCGAGCCCGGCCAGGGCGCGGTCCTGAAATCGGGGGTCTGGCCCGTCGCTGTTTTCCGCGACGAATCGGGGACGCTGCACCGCCGCTCCGCCATCTGCCCCCATCTGAAATGCGTGGTGCGCTGGAACCCCGGCGAGCGGAGCTGGGACTGCCCCTGCCACGGCTCCCGCTTCGCCGTGGACGGGACGGTTCTGAACGGTCCGGCCACCCAGCCCCTCGCGCCCGTGGAGGACTCCGCAAGCAAAAACTGA
- the ipdC gene encoding indolepyruvate/phenylpyruvate decarboxylase, with protein MKLAEALLRALKDRGAQAMFGIPGDFALPFFKVAEETQILPLHTLSHEPAVGFAADAAARYSATLGVAAVTYGAGAFNMVNAVAGAYAEKSPVVVISGAPGTTEGNAGLLLHHQGRTLDTQFQVFKEITVAQARLDDPAKAPAEIARVLGAARALSRPVYLEIPRNMVNAEVEPVGDDPAWPVDRDALAACADEVLAAMRAATSPVLMVCVEVRRYGLEAKVAELAQRLGVPVVTTFMGRGLLADAPTPPLGTYIGVAGDAEITRLVEESDGLFLLGAILSDTNFAVSQRKIDLRKTIHAFDRAVTLGYHTYADIPLGGLVDALLERLPPSDRTTRGKEPHAYPTGLQADGEPIAPMDIARAVNDRVRAGQEPLLIAADMGDCLFTAMDMIDAGLMAPGYYAGMGFGVPAGIGAQCVSGGKRILTVVGDGAFQMTGWELGNCRRLGIDPIVILFNNASWEMLRTFQPESAFNDLDDWRFADMAAGMGGDGVRVRTRAELKAALDKAFATRGRFQLIEAMIPRGVLSDTLARFVQGQKRLHAAPRE; from the coding sequence ATGAAGCTGGCCGAAGCCCTGCTGCGCGCGCTGAAGGATCGCGGCGCACAGGCCATGTTCGGGATTCCGGGCGATTTCGCCCTGCCCTTCTTCAAGGTGGCGGAGGAAACGCAGATCCTGCCGCTCCACACGCTGAGCCACGAGCCAGCGGTCGGCTTCGCGGCGGACGCGGCGGCGCGCTACAGCGCGACGCTGGGGGTGGCGGCGGTCACCTACGGGGCGGGCGCCTTCAACATGGTGAACGCGGTGGCCGGCGCCTACGCCGAGAAGTCGCCGGTCGTCGTCATCTCCGGCGCGCCGGGCACGACGGAGGGCAACGCCGGCCTGCTGCTGCACCACCAGGGCCGCACGCTGGACACGCAGTTCCAGGTGTTCAAGGAGATCACCGTCGCCCAGGCCCGGCTGGACGACCCGGCCAAGGCCCCGGCGGAGATCGCCCGCGTGCTGGGAGCCGCCCGCGCCCTGTCGCGCCCGGTCTATCTGGAAATCCCCCGCAACATGGTCAACGCCGAGGTCGAGCCGGTGGGCGACGACCCCGCCTGGCCGGTGGACCGCGACGCGCTCGCCGCCTGCGCGGACGAGGTGCTGGCGGCCATGCGCGCGGCCACGTCGCCGGTGCTGATGGTCTGCGTCGAGGTCCGCCGCTACGGGCTGGAGGCCAAGGTGGCGGAACTGGCGCAGCGGCTGGGCGTGCCGGTGGTGACCACCTTCATGGGACGCGGCCTGCTGGCCGACGCACCAACCCCGCCGCTCGGCACCTACATCGGCGTCGCCGGCGACGCGGAGATCACCCGGCTGGTCGAGGAGTCGGACGGTCTGTTCCTGCTCGGCGCCATCCTCAGCGACACCAACTTCGCGGTGTCCCAGCGCAAGATCGACCTGCGCAAGACCATCCACGCCTTCGACCGGGCGGTGACGCTGGGCTATCACACCTACGCCGACATCCCGCTGGGCGGGCTGGTGGACGCGCTGCTGGAGCGGCTGCCGCCGTCCGACCGCACGACCCGTGGCAAGGAACCCCACGCCTACCCGACCGGTCTTCAGGCGGACGGCGAGCCGATCGCCCCGATGGACATCGCCCGCGCTGTCAACGACCGCGTCCGCGCCGGGCAGGAGCCGCTGCTGATCGCCGCGGACATGGGCGACTGCCTGTTCACCGCCATGGACATGATCGACGCCGGGCTGATGGCGCCTGGCTACTACGCGGGCATGGGCTTCGGCGTGCCGGCGGGCATCGGGGCGCAGTGCGTGTCGGGCGGCAAGCGCATCCTGACCGTGGTCGGCGACGGCGCCTTCCAGATGACCGGGTGGGAGCTTGGCAACTGCCGACGGCTTGGCATCGACCCCATCGTGATCCTGTTCAACAACGCCAGTTGGGAGATGCTGCGCACCTTCCAGCCCGAATCCGCCTTCAATGACCTGGACGACTGGCGGTTCGCCGACATGGCGGCGGGCATGGGCGGCGACGGCGTCCGCGTGCGCACGCGGGCGGAACTGAAGGCGGCGCTGGACAAGGCCTTCGCCACGCGCGGGCGCTTCCAGCTGATCGAGGCGATGATCCCCCGCGGCGTGCTGTCCGACACGCTGGCCCGATTCGTCCAGGGGCAGAAGCGACTGCACGCCGCGCCCAGGGAGTAG
- a CDS encoding serine hydrolase domain-containing protein, which produces MSFLTLTVWATAPAPADGVAPDRLREAVTALADRRLAEAGAGSIVVGVIRDGRSLVVGRGDSGRPDGGPPDGRTLFQIASLTKPFTGTILAELIRAGRVAPTDPLARHLPKPVHAPDFDGTPIRLLDLATHTAGLPNVPETPRFSWSRLEDPRNPYKPLTREEVGAWLSGFSLTVPPGTRFRYSNVGMAVLGEALSTASGIPYETLLKRVVTDRFGMTDTTLTPTAGQRARKAVGHARGQVVPDWEAPAMQPSFGLYSTADDLLRWLRANMGDCTGLGKAACDEETAGTLALAQSVQVDGRALRDPGALGQGAMALGWFVAWAADGTPILWHSGSTGGFNAYIAFSRAHRWAAVALTNSDPERITADRVVGDLIWQLERAAERR; this is translated from the coding sequence GTGTCGTTTCTTACGCTCACCGTCTGGGCGACGGCCCCGGCCCCGGCGGATGGAGTGGCCCCGGACCGTCTGCGGGAGGCGGTGACCGCGCTGGCCGACCGGCGGCTTGCCGAGGCGGGGGCGGGCAGCATCGTCGTTGGGGTGATTCGCGACGGGCGCAGCCTCGTCGTCGGGCGCGGCGACAGCGGGCGGCCCGACGGCGGCCCGCCGGACGGGCGCACCCTGTTCCAGATCGCCTCGCTGACCAAGCCCTTCACCGGCACCATCCTGGCCGAGCTGATCCGCGCCGGGCGCGTCGCCCCGACCGACCCGCTGGCCCGCCATCTGCCCAAGCCGGTCCACGCCCCGGACTTCGACGGCACGCCGATCCGCCTGCTCGACCTCGCCACCCACACGGCCGGGCTGCCCAACGTGCCGGAGACACCGCGCTTCTCGTGGAGCCGGCTGGAGGACCCGCGCAACCCCTACAAGCCGCTGACGCGGGAAGAGGTGGGGGCGTGGCTGTCCGGCTTCAGCCTGACGGTGCCTCCGGGCACGCGCTTCCGCTACTCCAACGTCGGCATGGCGGTGCTGGGCGAGGCGCTGTCCACCGCCTCCGGCATTCCCTACGAGACCCTATTGAAACGGGTGGTCACCGACCGTTTCGGCATGACCGACACCACCCTGACGCCCACGGCCGGGCAGCGCGCCCGCAAGGCGGTGGGCCACGCCCGCGGGCAGGTGGTCCCCGATTGGGAGGCGCCGGCCATGCAGCCCTCCTTCGGCCTCTACTCCACCGCCGACGACCTGCTGCGCTGGCTGCGCGCCAACATGGGCGACTGCACCGGCCTGGGAAAGGCCGCCTGCGACGAGGAGACCGCGGGGACGCTGGCGCTCGCCCAGTCGGTGCAGGTGGACGGGCGGGCGCTGCGCGACCCGGGGGCGCTGGGGCAGGGGGCGATGGCGCTGGGCTGGTTCGTCGCCTGGGCGGCGGATGGCACGCCGATCCTCTGGCATTCCGGTTCCACCGGCGGCTTCAACGCCTACATCGCCTTCTCACGCGCCCATCGCTGGGCCGCGGTGGCACTGACCAACAGCGACCCCGAGCGGATCACCGCCGACCGGGTGGTGGGCGATCTGATCTGGCAGTTGGAGAGGGCGGCGGAGCGACGCTGA